The following are encoded in a window of bacterium genomic DNA:
- the rplB gene encoding 50S ribosomal protein L2, whose translation MAIKKFKPTSPGRRQMEVLVSPEITTSEPYKPLLEPKKATGGRNSLGRVSMWQRGGGHKRRYRLIDFKRDKNGVPGQVTTIEYDPNRSANIALVTYKDGDKRYIIAPLGLQVGQTILASSEADIVVGNCLPLKNIPVGTMIHNIELRPGKGGQMARSAGAGAQIMAKEGEYAHLRLPSGEMRLVLTECRATIGQVGNIDHANVSIGKAGRSRWLGKRPHVRGVAMNPVDHPHGGGEGKTSGGRHPVTPWGVPTKGHKTRHNPRTDRFIVRRRGQK comes from the coding sequence ATGGCGATCAAGAAGTTCAAGCCGACCTCGCCGGGCAGACGGCAGATGGAAGTGCTGGTCTCGCCCGAGATCACGACCTCGGAACCGTACAAGCCCCTGCTCGAGCCGAAGAAGGCGACCGGCGGCCGCAACAGCCTGGGCCGCGTGTCGATGTGGCAGCGCGGCGGCGGGCACAAGCGCCGCTACCGCCTGATCGACTTCAAGCGGGACAAGAACGGCGTTCCGGGCCAGGTGACCACGATCGAGTACGACCCGAATCGTTCGGCGAACATCGCCCTGGTGACCTACAAGGACGGCGACAAGCGCTACATCATCGCCCCCTTGGGTCTTCAGGTCGGTCAGACGATCCTCGCCTCCTCCGAGGCGGACATCGTCGTGGGCAACTGCCTGCCGCTGAAGAACATTCCGGTCGGCACGATGATCCACAACATCGAGCTCCGTCCCGGCAAGGGGGGCCAGATGGCCCGCAGCGCCGGCGCCGGCGCCCAGATCATGGCCAAGGAGGGCGAATACGCCCATCTGCGGCTCCCCTCGGGCGAAATGCGCCTCGTGCTCACCGAGTGCCGGGCGACGATCGGCCAGGTCGGGAACATCGACCACGCCAACGTGAGCATCGGCAAGGCCGGCCGCTCCCGTTGGCTGGGCAAGCGGCCGCACGTTCGCGGCGTCGCGATGAACCCGGTCGACCATCCGCACGGCGGCGGCGAGGGCAAGACCTCGGGCGGCCGTCACCCGGTGACGCCGTGGGGCGTTCCGACCAAGGGCCACAAGACCCGCCACAACCCGCGCACGGACCGGTTCATCGTCCGCCGGCGCGGCCAGAAGTAA
- the rplO gene encoding 50S ribosomal protein L15, with product MRLHDIGPAPGATKKRKRVGRGPGSGHGEKSCRGENGQKSRSGYSRRWGFEGGQMPLVRRLPKRGFTNIFREECAEINVAALKDFAAGSVVDAAALVAKGLVRKKLSSRIKLLGHGEIDAALTVHVHAATAGARRKIEAAGGKIELIGAPADEQR from the coding sequence ATGAGGCTCCACGATATCGGCCCGGCGCCCGGCGCCACCAAGAAGCGCAAGCGCGTCGGCCGCGGGCCCGGCTCGGGGCACGGCGAGAAGTCCTGCCGCGGCGAGAACGGCCAGAAGTCCCGCTCCGGCTACTCCCGGCGCTGGGGATTCGAAGGCGGCCAGATGCCGCTGGTCCGGCGTCTGCCCAAGCGCGGCTTCACGAACATCTTCCGCGAGGAGTGCGCGGAGATCAACGTCGCGGCGCTGAAGGACTTCGCCGCCGGCTCGGTGGTCGACGCCGCCGCGCTCGTCGCGAAGGGTCTGGTCCGCAAGAAGCTCTCCTCGCGGATCAAGCTGCTCGGGCACGGCGAGATCGACGCCGCCCTGACGGTTCACGTCCACGCCGCCACCGCCGGCGCGCGCCGCAAGATCGAGGCCGCCGGAGGCAAGATCGAACTGATCGGCGCTCCGGCGGACGAGCAGCGATGA
- the rplV gene encoding 50S ribosomal protein L22 gives MVSQATLRYLRTSAQKTRLVVDQIRGRDVAEALGILKASHKRVARHIEKLLNSAIANAENREERVDVDKLFVAKAWVDEGPSESRGRAGTMGRYFPRISRKAHVTLQLDVKK, from the coding sequence ATGGTTTCGCAAGCGACGCTGCGCTATCTCCGGACGAGCGCGCAGAAGACGCGGCTGGTTGTCGACCAGATCCGCGGCCGCGACGTGGCCGAGGCGCTGGGCATCTTGAAGGCCTCCCACAAGCGCGTGGCGCGGCACATCGAGAAGCTGCTGAACTCGGCCATCGCCAACGCCGAGAACCGCGAAGAGCGGGTGGACGTGGACAAGCTCTTCGTCGCCAAGGCGTGGGTCGACGAGGGGCCGAGCGAAAGCCGCGGGCGGGCCGGCACGATGGGGCGCTACTTCCCCCGGATCAGCCGGAAGGCGCACGTGACGCTGCAGCTCGACGTGAAGAAGTAG
- the rpsQ gene encoding 30S ribosomal protein S17 yields MAGESNIRRGQTKVGVVASKPGDKTVKVLVERLIPHAVYKRVIRRSKYFLAHDERNLCNVGDKVEIAETRPLSARKRWRVTEIILRAEGAAPSVDPVVEDEAGK; encoded by the coding sequence ATGGCAGGCGAATCGAACATCCGGCGCGGCCAGACCAAGGTCGGCGTCGTTGCCAGCAAGCCCGGCGACAAGACCGTCAAGGTCCTCGTCGAGCGGCTGATCCCGCACGCGGTCTACAAGCGGGTCATCCGGCGCTCGAAGTACTTCCTCGCCCACGACGAGCGGAACCTCTGCAACGTCGGGGACAAGGTCGAGATCGCCGAGACCCGGCCGCTGTCGGCGCGCAAGCGCTGGCGCGTGACCGAAATCATTCTGCGCGCCGAGGGCGCCGCCCCGTCCGTCGACCCGGTGGTCGAGGACGAGGCGGGGAAGTGA
- the rplE gene encoding 50S ribosomal protein L5: MSYVPRLREKYERELRPALMQELGLDNPMAAPCLNKIVINMGLGEASRDPKLLEEAVSELTEIAGQKPTVRKARKSIANFKLREGMVVGAAVTLRRERMWEFFDRLANLALPRMRDFRGVSGKAFDGRGNYTLGVKEQVIFPEINVAKVNKAIGMNITIVTSARNDREAKALLTRLGMPFAR, encoded by the coding sequence ATGAGCTACGTTCCGCGCCTGCGCGAGAAGTACGAGCGCGAGCTCCGGCCGGCCCTGATGCAGGAACTGGGGCTGGACAACCCGATGGCCGCGCCGTGCCTCAACAAGATCGTGATCAACATGGGCCTCGGCGAAGCCTCGCGCGACCCGAAGCTGTTGGAGGAGGCCGTCTCCGAACTGACGGAGATCGCCGGCCAGAAGCCGACCGTCCGCAAGGCCCGCAAGTCGATCGCCAACTTCAAGCTGCGCGAAGGGATGGTGGTCGGCGCCGCGGTGACTTTGCGCCGCGAGCGGATGTGGGAGTTCTTCGACCGGCTGGCCAATCTGGCGCTCCCCCGGATGCGCGACTTCCGCGGCGTTTCGGGGAAGGCGTTCGACGGGCGCGGCAACTACACGCTCGGGGTGAAGGAACAGGTGATCTTCCCCGAGATCAACGTCGCCAAGGTGAACAAGGCGATCGGGATGAACATCACGATCGTCACCTCGGCCCGGAACGACCGCGAGGCGAAGGCTCTTTTGACCCGCCTCGGCATGCCGTTCGCGCGCTAG
- the rplF gene encoding 50S ribosomal protein L6 has translation MSRIGKKPLPLPKGVTVGVGRTEAEVKGPKGVLTVPVPYGISVRIEENVAHVERKDDSKPQRALHGLTRALLANAVHGVSEGYERALQVVGTGYKVEPAPKGLTLALGFSHPVVFELPQGVAARVEDKNTTIVLAGIDKQQLGQVAANLRAIRPPDAYKGKGIRYKDEQIVLKPGKAAGK, from the coding sequence ATGTCGCGCATCGGAAAGAAGCCGCTGCCGCTGCCCAAGGGCGTGACCGTGGGCGTCGGCCGGACCGAGGCCGAGGTCAAGGGACCGAAGGGCGTGCTGACGGTTCCCGTTCCGTACGGCATCAGCGTGCGGATCGAGGAGAACGTCGCGCACGTCGAGCGGAAGGACGACAGCAAGCCGCAGCGGGCGCTGCACGGGTTGACCCGGGCGCTGCTCGCGAACGCGGTTCACGGCGTGAGCGAAGGGTACGAGCGGGCGCTGCAGGTGGTCGGGACCGGCTACAAGGTCGAGCCCGCGCCGAAGGGCCTGACGCTCGCGCTCGGGTTCTCGCACCCGGTCGTCTTCGAGCTGCCGCAAGGCGTCGCCGCCCGCGTCGAGGACAAGAACACGACGATCGTCCTCGCCGGGATCGACAAGCAGCAGCTCGGCCAGGTGGCCGCGAACCTGCGGGCCATTCGGCCGCCCGACGCCTACAAGGGCAAGGGTATCCGCTACAAGGACGAGCAGATCGTGCTCAAGCCCGGCAAGGCGGCCGGCAAGTAA
- the rpmC gene encoding 50S ribosomal protein L29, with the protein MKIKEIRDMSEEQLAQESRELRRALFNLRLQRAIGQLEKPHKLGDTRRSLARVLTVMRQREAAKETR; encoded by the coding sequence ATGAAGATCAAGGAAATCCGGGACATGTCCGAGGAGCAGCTGGCTCAGGAGTCCCGCGAATTGCGGCGGGCGCTCTTCAACCTGCGCCTCCAGCGGGCGATCGGCCAACTGGAGAAGCCGCACAAGCTGGGCGATACGCGCCGCAGCCTGGCGCGCGTGCTGACCGTGATGCGGCAGCGCGAGGCGGCGAAGGAGACCCGCTGA
- the rpsE gene encoding 30S ribosomal protein S5, whose amino-acid sequence MAFDRDRDRDREGSDLRDQVVFINRVTKVVKGGKNFSFSALVVVGDGKGRVGFGTGKAKEVPAAIAKGVEKAKRSMIRVALKGATIPHVVVGRHGAGRVLLKPASPGTGVIAGGAVRAILESLGVQDVLTKCLGTQNPHNVVRAAFEGLKQLKDVREVAKLRGVAVETLDPKAAAVVVPPPAVGGEA is encoded by the coding sequence GTGGCTTTCGATCGAGATAGGGACCGGGATCGCGAGGGATCGGACCTCCGGGACCAAGTTGTCTTCATCAACCGCGTCACGAAGGTCGTGAAGGGCGGCAAGAACTTCTCCTTCTCCGCGCTCGTCGTCGTCGGCGACGGCAAGGGGCGGGTCGGCTTCGGCACGGGCAAGGCCAAGGAAGTGCCGGCGGCGATCGCCAAGGGCGTGGAAAAGGCCAAGCGGAGCATGATCCGCGTGGCGCTGAAGGGCGCGACGATTCCCCACGTCGTCGTCGGCCGTCACGGCGCCGGGCGCGTGCTGCTCAAGCCGGCCTCGCCGGGAACCGGCGTCATCGCCGGCGGCGCGGTCCGCGCGATCCTCGAGTCGCTCGGAGTGCAGGACGTGCTGACGAAGTGCCTCGGGACGCAGAACCCGCACAACGTCGTGCGCGCCGCCTTCGAAGGGCTGAAGCAGCTCAAGGACGTGCGCGAGGTGGCGAAGCTGCGCGGCGTGGCGGTCGAGACGCTCGATCCGAAGGCCGCGGCGGTGGTCGTGCCTCCGCCGGCCGTCGGGGGTGAAGCATGA
- the rpsH gene encoding 30S ribosomal protein S8 produces the protein MSMTDPIADMLTRIRNSLMAGHERVTMPSSRVKCEIARILREEGFISDFAQEEDDKQGLLHLQLKYGPHGERVITGLERVSKPGRRVYVGAQEIPDVLGGMGVTILSTSRGILDGRSARRIGVGGEWICNVW, from the coding sequence ATGTCGATGACCGATCCGATCGCGGACATGCTCACCCGGATCAGGAACTCTCTGATGGCCGGGCACGAGCGCGTCACGATGCCTTCTTCGCGGGTGAAGTGCGAGATCGCCCGCATCCTGCGCGAGGAGGGGTTCATCTCCGACTTCGCCCAGGAGGAAGACGACAAGCAGGGTCTGCTGCACCTCCAGCTCAAGTACGGGCCGCACGGCGAGCGCGTGATCACGGGCCTGGAGCGGGTGAGCAAGCCGGGGCGGCGCGTGTACGTGGGCGCGCAGGAAATCCCCGACGTGCTGGGCGGCATGGGCGTGACGATCCTCTCGACCTCGCGGGGGATCCTTGACGGGCGTTCCGCCCGCCGCATCGGAGTTGGCGGCGAGTGGATCTGCAACGTCTGGTAG
- the rplR gene encoding 50S ribosomal protein L18, giving the protein MYPRKDRKDARRQVRGRVRGRVEGTPERPRLAVYRSLKHIYVQAIDDAAGKTVAAASTADKECRAQLGGHGGNVAAAQVVGKAIAARLLAAGVKLAVFDRGGYRYHGRIKALADAAREGGLQF; this is encoded by the coding sequence ATGTATCCCCGCAAGGATCGCAAAGATGCGCGCCGTCAAGTGCGCGGTCGCGTGCGCGGCCGGGTCGAGGGCACGCCGGAGCGGCCGCGCTTGGCGGTTTACCGCAGCCTGAAGCACATCTACGTTCAGGCGATCGACGACGCGGCCGGCAAGACCGTCGCCGCGGCGTCGACGGCGGACAAGGAATGCCGGGCGCAGCTCGGCGGGCACGGCGGCAACGTCGCCGCGGCGCAGGTCGTCGGCAAGGCGATCGCGGCCCGGCTGTTGGCCGCGGGCGTGAAGTTGGCGGTGTTCGACCGCGGCGGCTACCGGTACCACGGGCGGATCAAGGCCCTGGCCGACGCCGCCCGCGAGGGCGGACTGCAGTTCTGA
- the rpsS gene encoding 30S ribosomal protein S19 codes for MSRSVWKGPFVDQHLAKKIDEMNKKNDRKVIKTWSRRSTITPEMVGHTMAVHNGKKFIPVYVTENMVGHKLGEFALTRTFKGHSGTKDKKAKR; via the coding sequence ATGTCGCGTTCGGTTTGGAAGGGTCCCTTCGTCGATCAGCACCTCGCGAAGAAGATCGACGAGATGAACAAGAAGAACGACCGCAAGGTGATCAAGACCTGGTCCCGGCGGTCGACGATCACCCCCGAGATGGTCGGGCACACCATGGCGGTGCACAACGGGAAGAAGTTCATCCCCGTGTACGTGACCGAGAACATGGTCGGCCACAAGCTCGGCGAGTTCGCCTTGACCCGGACGTTCAAAGGACACTCCGGGACCAAGGACAAGAAGGCCAAGCGCTGA
- the rplD gene encoding 50S ribosomal protein L4, whose protein sequence is MPEVSVLNIKREEVGKLTLPDAVFARPFNRHLLYEAVRCYLACARRGTHKTKNRVEVSGGGKKLWKQKGTGRARMGSNRSPLWRHGGTIFGPVPRDYSYALPKRARRVALASALSDKVSGGNLMVVDGLPFTEPKTKLLAGLVQKDLGLTGKVLVVFDGENEALELAARNHPRIDAVRALQVHAYHVLDHETVLISRAAVEQLGEVLSR, encoded by the coding sequence ATGCCGGAAGTCAGCGTTCTGAACATCAAGCGCGAAGAGGTCGGCAAGCTGACGCTGCCGGACGCCGTCTTCGCGAGGCCGTTCAACCGCCACCTGCTCTACGAGGCCGTGCGCTGCTACTTGGCGTGCGCGCGCCGCGGGACGCACAAGACCAAGAACCGCGTCGAAGTCAGCGGCGGCGGCAAGAAGCTGTGGAAGCAGAAGGGGACCGGCCGGGCCCGCATGGGGTCCAACCGTTCGCCGCTGTGGCGCCACGGCGGCACGATCTTCGGGCCCGTCCCGCGCGACTACTCCTACGCGCTCCCCAAGCGGGCGCGCCGGGTCGCGCTGGCCTCGGCGCTGTCGGACAAGGTCAGCGGCGGGAACCTGATGGTCGTGGACGGCCTGCCGTTCACGGAGCCGAAGACGAAGCTCCTCGCCGGTCTGGTCCAGAAGGACCTCGGCCTGACGGGGAAGGTGCTGGTGGTCTTCGACGGCGAGAACGAGGCCCTCGAGCTGGCCGCGCGCAACCATCCGCGCATCGACGCGGTGCGGGCGCTGCAGGTCCACGCCTACCACGTGCTGGACCACGAGACGGTCTTGATCAGCCGGGCCGCGGTGGAGCAGCTCGGTGAGGTTCTGAGCCGATGA
- the tuf gene encoding elongation factor Tu (EF-Tu; promotes GTP-dependent binding of aminoacyl-tRNA to the A-site of ribosomes during protein biosynthesis; when the tRNA anticodon matches the mRNA codon, GTP hydrolysis results; the inactive EF-Tu-GDP leaves the ribosome and release of GDP is promoted by elongation factor Ts; many prokaryotes have two copies of the gene encoding EF-Tu) has protein sequence EMVMPGDRLEVVVELIQPIAMDRGLRFAIREGGRTVGAGSVTEIIK, from the coding sequence GAGATGGTGATGCCGGGCGACCGCCTGGAAGTGGTGGTGGAGCTGATCCAGCCGATCGCGATGGACCGCGGGCTGCGCTTCGCCATCCGCGAAGGCGGCCGGACGGTCGGCGCCGGCTCGGTGACCGAGATCATCAAGTGA
- the rpsJ gene encoding 30S ribosomal protein S10, with protein sequence MNSDKIRIRLRAYDHRILDQSATEIVDTARRTGARVAGPIPLPTLRSIYTVNRSPHVDKKSREQFETRTHKRLLDILDPTPETVDALMKLDLPAGVDVEIKAFSS encoded by the coding sequence ATGAACAGCGACAAGATCCGCATCAGGCTGAGAGCCTACGACCACCGCATCTTGGACCAGTCGGCGACCGAGATCGTCGACACGGCCCGGCGGACGGGCGCGCGCGTGGCGGGGCCGATCCCTCTGCCGACGTTGCGGAGCATCTACACCGTCAACCGCTCGCCGCACGTCGACAAGAAGTCGCGCGAGCAGTTCGAGACCCGCACGCACAAGCGGCTTCTCGACATTCTTGACCCCACCCCCGAGACGGTGGACGCGCTGATGAAGCTCGACCTGCCGGCCGGCGTGGACGTCGAAATCAAGGCCTTCAGCTCCTGA
- the rplP gene encoding 50S ribosomal protein L16 — protein MLQPTKVKFRKQQRGRMCGVAMRGSLVAFGEFGLKALEPGWLTQRQIEAARVAMSRAVKRGGKLYIRLFPDKPVTKKAAETRMGSGKGAPDHWVAVVKPGKILFELQGIPEDVAANAMKLAGSKLPIQTKFVRRATV, from the coding sequence ATGTTGCAGCCGACGAAAGTCAAGTTCAGGAAGCAGCAGCGCGGCCGGATGTGCGGCGTGGCCATGCGCGGCTCCTTGGTCGCCTTCGGCGAGTTCGGCCTGAAGGCGCTCGAGCCGGGCTGGCTGACGCAGCGGCAGATCGAGGCCGCCCGCGTGGCGATGAGCCGCGCGGTGAAGCGCGGCGGCAAGCTCTACATTCGCCTTTTCCCGGACAAGCCGGTGACGAAGAAGGCGGCCGAGACCCGCATGGGCTCGGGCAAGGGGGCCCCGGACCACTGGGTCGCGGTGGTCAAGCCGGGGAAGATCCTGTTCGAGCTCCAGGGCATTCCCGAGGACGTCGCGGCGAACGCGATGAAGCTCGCCGGCAGCAAGCTGCCGATCCAGACTAAGTTCGTCCGGCGCGCCACGGTTTGA
- the rplC gene encoding 50S ribosomal protein L3, with protein MVGGLIAKKVGMTQLFREDGRVVPATVLVAGPCVVVQRKTKERDGYEAAQLGLVEDRAPRRVNKPTAGHFKRAGVPATRQLREFPLAEGADPKPGDTVKCDLFKAGDKVDVIGNSKGRGFQGVIKRHGFGGGVATHGSMFHRAPGSIGASAWPSRTLRGLRMGGHMGDARITVKGLEVVEVDAARNLLVIRGAVPGARGSVLVVRFQAGHARKGE; from the coding sequence ATGGTTGGTGGACTGATTGCAAAGAAGGTCGGGATGACGCAGCTGTTCCGAGAGGACGGCCGCGTGGTGCCGGCCACTGTGCTGGTCGCGGGACCGTGCGTGGTCGTCCAGCGTAAGACGAAGGAGCGCGACGGCTACGAAGCCGCCCAGCTCGGCCTCGTCGAGGACCGCGCCCCGCGCCGCGTGAACAAGCCGACTGCGGGTCACTTCAAGCGCGCCGGAGTGCCGGCGACCCGCCAGCTGCGCGAGTTCCCGCTGGCCGAAGGGGCGGATCCGAAGCCCGGCGACACGGTCAAGTGCGACCTCTTCAAGGCCGGCGACAAGGTGGACGTCATCGGGAACAGCAAGGGACGCGGCTTCCAGGGCGTGATCAAGCGCCACGGGTTCGGCGGCGGCGTCGCGACGCACGGCTCGATGTTCCATCGCGCCCCCGGTTCGATCGGCGCTTCCGCCTGGCCGTCGCGCACGCTGCGCGGCCTGCGGATGGGCGGCCACATGGGCGACGCCCGGATCACCGTGAAGGGTCTCGAGGTCGTGGAAGTCGACGCGGCCCGCAACCTGCTGGTGATCAGGGGCGCGGTCCCGGGCGCGCGCGGCAGCGTGCTCGTCGTCCGCTTCCAGGCCGGCCACGCCCGGAAGGGGGAGTGA
- the rpsC gene encoding 30S ribosomal protein S3, which translates to MGHKTHPYGFRLGYNRTWKSRWFDTKRYADFLHEDLALRKELKSRLFNAGIAGVDVERAGEHKLKVSLYTARPGVIIGRKGTEVDKLRDDMKAKTGREVFVNILEVEKPELDAQLVAEGIAGQLERRIAFRRAMRKAVEAAQRFGAKGIRIRCAGRLGGHEIARAEWYLVGRLPLHTLRADIDYGQANAHTTYGVIGIKCWIYKGEQTEVVAQRGRQR; encoded by the coding sequence ATGGGACACAAGACTCACCCCTACGGCTTCCGGCTCGGTTACAACCGCACCTGGAAGAGCCGCTGGTTCGACACCAAGCGCTACGCGGACTTCCTCCACGAGGATCTCGCCCTGCGCAAGGAATTGAAGTCCCGCCTGTTCAACGCCGGCATCGCCGGGGTGGACGTGGAGCGGGCCGGCGAGCACAAGCTGAAGGTCAGCCTCTACACCGCGCGTCCGGGCGTCATCATCGGCCGCAAGGGGACCGAGGTCGACAAGCTGCGCGACGACATGAAGGCGAAGACCGGCCGCGAGGTGTTCGTGAACATCCTCGAGGTCGAGAAGCCGGAGCTCGACGCCCAGCTGGTCGCCGAGGGGATCGCCGGGCAGCTCGAACGCCGCATCGCCTTCCGCCGCGCCATGCGCAAGGCGGTCGAGGCGGCGCAGCGGTTCGGCGCCAAGGGGATCCGCATCCGCTGCGCGGGCCGCTTGGGCGGCCACGAAATCGCGCGGGCCGAGTGGTATCTGGTCGGCCGTCTGCCGCTGCACACGCTGCGCGCGGACATCGACTACGGCCAGGCGAACGCGCACACGACCTACGGCGTGATCGGCATCAAGTGCTGGATCTACAAGGGCGAGCAGACCGAGGTCGTGGCCCAGCGCGGGCGCCAGAGATAG
- a CDS encoding type Z 30S ribosomal protein S14, protein MASSAKMAEMHMKPKFACRQHNRCRRCGRPRSYMRKFQLCRICFRELSLAGFVPGVRKASW, encoded by the coding sequence ATGGCGAGCAGCGCCAAGATGGCCGAGATGCACATGAAGCCCAAGTTCGCCTGCCGGCAGCACAATCGGTGCCGCCGCTGCGGACGGCCGCGGAGCTACATGCGCAAGTTCCAGCTTTGCCGCATCTGCTTCCGCGAGTTGAGTCTCGCCGGGTTCGTCCCGGGCGTGCGCAAGGCCAGCTGGTGA
- the rplN gene encoding 50S ribosomal protein L14 yields the protein MIQMRTILAVADNSGAKKIRAIGVLAARPGAKGLVGGKAPEMAGLGDVITASVQEALPDGTVKKGAVVKAVVVRVRADHRRKDGTYIRFDENAAVLINNMGEPVGTRVFGPVARELREKNFARIISLAPEVL from the coding sequence ATGATCCAGATGCGTACGATCCTCGCCGTCGCCGACAACTCGGGCGCGAAGAAGATCCGCGCGATCGGCGTCCTCGCCGCCCGTCCGGGCGCGAAGGGGCTGGTCGGCGGCAAGGCGCCGGAGATGGCGGGCCTGGGCGACGTGATCACCGCGTCGGTCCAGGAGGCGCTGCCGGACGGCACGGTGAAGAAGGGCGCGGTGGTCAAGGCCGTCGTCGTCCGCGTGCGCGCCGACCACCGGCGCAAGGACGGCACCTACATCCGCTTCGACGAGAACGCGGCGGTGCTGATCAACAACATGGGCGAGCCGGTCGGGACGCGCGTGTTCGGGCCCGTGGCGAGGGAACTGCGCGAGAAGAACTTCGCCAGGATCATCTCGCTCGCGCCCGAGGTTCTGTGA
- the rpmD gene encoding 50S ribosomal protein L30, producing the protein MSGEAKLKIEQYKSGIATPETHKKILRALGLGKMHRVVELPDHPGVRGMVAKIPHLVRIIDDGAAK; encoded by the coding sequence ATGAGCGGCGAGGCGAAGCTGAAGATCGAGCAGTACAAGAGCGGCATCGCGACGCCGGAGACGCACAAGAAGATCCTGCGCGCGCTGGGCTTGGGGAAGATGCACCGCGTCGTCGAGCTGCCCGACCACCCGGGAGTGCGCGGGATGGTCGCCAAGATTCCGCACCTCGTGCGGATCATCGACGACGGCGCCGCCAAGTAA
- the rplW gene encoding 50S ribosomal protein L23, with protein MTSWDIIRRPRLTEKATRLKEEADRRKDSGETFVFDVDPRANKIQIRAAVEEAFGVEVLHVRTVNVAGKKRRYGRFLGLRADWKKAYVTLKPGSKTIDYLEG; from the coding sequence CTGACCAGTTGGGACATCATCCGCCGGCCGCGGCTGACCGAAAAGGCGACGCGGCTCAAGGAAGAGGCGGACCGCCGCAAGGACAGCGGCGAAACCTTCGTCTTCGACGTCGATCCGCGGGCGAACAAGATCCAGATCCGCGCGGCCGTCGAAGAAGCGTTCGGCGTCGAGGTGCTGCACGTGCGCACGGTGAACGTGGCGGGCAAGAAGCGCCGCTACGGCCGCTTCCTCGGTCTTCGGGCCGACTGGAAGAAGGCCTACGTGACCCTGAAGCCGGGCAGCAAGACCATCGACTACCTCGAAGGCTGA
- the rplX gene encoding 50S ribosomal protein L24 → MRIRKGDQVEVISGKDKGKRGKVLRVISETERAIVEGVNLVKKHAKPNPRLGVKGGIVEREAAVHMAKLQPIDPQTNKPTRVGHKFLDSPDGRRVKVRTARRSGAELTR, encoded by the coding sequence ATGCGAATCCGGAAAGGCGACCAGGTCGAGGTCATCTCGGGCAAGGACAAGGGGAAGCGCGGCAAGGTGCTGCGCGTGATCTCCGAGACCGAGCGCGCGATCGTCGAAGGCGTGAACCTCGTGAAGAAGCACGCGAAGCCGAACCCTCGGCTGGGCGTGAAGGGCGGGATCGTGGAGCGCGAGGCCGCGGTGCACATGGCCAAGCTGCAGCCGATCGACCCGCAGACGAACAAGCCGACGCGCGTCGGCCACAAGTTCCTCGACTCGCCGGACGGTCGGCGGGTCAAGGTCCGGACCGCTCGGCGCTCGGGCGCCGAACTGACCCGGTGA